In the genome of Brachypodium distachyon strain Bd21 chromosome 3, Brachypodium_distachyon_v3.0, whole genome shotgun sequence, the window AAAAGGCGCGCCGTACGTTGTTCGTGCGGCGCAAGGCTAAAATTTTGTGATCTGCCGAGCGTACGCAGTTACGTAGGAGTACGTACGTGTGGTGCGGACTAGTTTTAGGCGAGAGAGGGAGGAATCATGCATGCGGGTCGGCTCTTGGTCGttgcattttcttctttcttcttggcCACGCGTGGTTTTCACGGGGTGCGACCTCTTCTTGATTACGCGTGGCTTTCTTGGCAGACGTACTAGTAGCATCTGCCGTTACATAATCACTTGGTTAATTAACTAAAACTTAATTGGCATTCATTTCCGGTCTCTCACCCCCGAGAAATTACAAGCCCCCTGATAGAATGACATGATACTGGAGTACAATATAATACGTCCATGTCGTCATTCTTCGAAGCGTGATTAAATAACTAACTAACCCCACCGCAAAAATCTGTATCTACGTCTATACACAAAAAGTCCACAGTGCCAACTCAAGAACTCAACTACGTTTTTACTACACCGTAATTTATCCATGTATACTCTTCTCTGACAAGGAAATCAAGGAAACGAGGGAGTACATTCCATGGCCCGTGGTCCAAACGCAGGGTTTACATACACGCGAGCGCCACATGAAGGAAATTCACGCGGGACACAAGCTCTGATTCCGGCGTGACCAGGACAGAgtttatacttcctccgtccaacaaaaaaatatctcaagtttcaaatttattaaatttagaatgtatttagacatgatttagtgcgtagatgcattcaaatttgatcaaaagtgagacatcttttattgtacggagggagtactgtcaaggggaagaagaaaaaaaaaagtcccaCAGACTGCGTGACCGGAAGCTTCTGGTGCTCCCGCGATGCACCGTCGTACGTATATACAACTGCcacccgcaaaaaaataaatacaactACTACCCGCTGGCTGGGTGGGGCCAGGCACAAAACCAAGGACGCTTCCCGAAACTTACCCGAGCAAATACCACGCCCCTTCCCTTCGCTTCGTCACGAATCAAACCActtcccttccttcctccaCGCTATATAAATTCCGCGTCTCCTCTCTTCGTTATCCACCACACAAGTTCGAGTTTCGGAATCCATACATCGAAAGCGCAAGGAGACAAAGTTGGAGGAAGAACACACACAACACACGGGCGGGCGTGCATACTTTGCGTGCGAGCGAGGCTCAGATtcggcgagagagagagagagagatggacgGCTTCTTCTCGAccgcctcgtcggcggcgtACGGCGGCAACAGCGGCGGGTGGGGCTACGACTCCCTGAAGAACTTCCGCGAGATCTCCCCCGCCGTCCAGTCCCACCTCAAGCTCGTACGCAACCCATTCCCCTCTCTTCTGTCCTTGTTTAATTTGGCTCCTCATGTCTGTCTAGGGTTCCGCGCATGGGAGGGATGAGGCGGTCGATTTAGGGGGCAGCGCGGCAGCATCTGATGGCGGGGCTGTCGATTTGGGCCTTCGTAGTCGTGGGTGGGCGATTTTCGAGAGGGAATTTGGAGCGGTTTGCAATGCAGGTTGGCGCTGGTTTGGTCGTTGGGCGCTGATCCGTTGTTCTGTTCGAGCCTGGTTCTTCTTCCCCCCCTGAAATCTCCCCCCTGATTAGATGAATCAGATGGTTTGGAGCTCGAGTACGCGCCGgatttgggggggggggggggggtgcttCTCCGTCCTGCTGTATCAGCGGGTAAAATTTGGGTTGGTGCTCAGGCGAATCGATGGATTCGTGTGATGCTCGTGATTAGCGCTTAGGGATTGGCCCTAGTTGGTTTGGGGGAATCGATACGGTGATTGATCGAGAGGTCGAGAGATTCTCCAGCGCGAGTCGTGACAGCTCTGGGCAGGCCATTCAGAAAATTCGACGAATGCTGCTTTGACTTTGGTGTATCGTTGTTTACTCTAGCATTTTTCCTGCCATATACGAGTATGCTGCATACGTCCTGAGTATATAGAATGGTCATGAACCATGGCCAGGCACTTGGATGCTTTCATGTCATAATTACCGCATACTAGTTATTAGTTTCCATCCCTTTCATCTTGAACGAAGGGTTGTACTTGGCATGCATACCAATTTTTGTTTGTAAACTTGTACTGTGCCTCGCTATCAGGTTGGATAAGGATGGATGGTTGCATTTGGTCTAATTTTTACTGGTCTCTGCAGGTTTACCTGACCCTATGTTTTGCCCTGGCCTCGTCGGCGGTAGGAGCTTACCTGCACATCGCCCTGAACATCGGAGGGATGCTGACAATGCTCGGGTGCGTCGGAACGATCGCCTGGTTGTTTTCGGTGCCAGTCTATGAGGAGGTTGGTGTCATGAGTAGAGAAATTCACAAGGAATTTGGTTCCTGGAAATGTCAAATACATGGTGCGCTGACTTTCTTCATGTGTGTTTCCCTGTGAGCAGAGGAAGAGGTTTGGGCTGCTGATGGGTGCTGCTCTCCTGGAAGGAGCTTCGGTTGGACCTCTGATCGAGCTGACTTTAGACTTTGACCCAAGGTAAGGACAAAAATTATCCTTGTCGTTGATACAAATTGGCCTTAGTTTGGCATACATGGATTAGGAGCTAAGCTTGCAGCAGAAAACCATGTGTGTAGACACACATGGTTGTCGATGACGTTGATGGTATGTCATGGATTGAGTGTGACACAATTTGCTCGCGGTAAATACCATGATGCGACGGCTGGATTTCTGCTGAATATGTGTCATTATCGATTCACTGTCTGGTTGTTCTGAAGCATTAATTAGGTTGAAATTCTGCCTATCGGTTGATCTACTTTTCTCTGCTGGTACTCTTTTTCCTCATTAGATTTGGTACAAGTATAAGATTTTTCTTCCTGATAATGCTTGTACCCTCCATGATATTATCTAATTCCCTACATGACGTTAGTAACAGTTGGCTATCTGAAGCTTGCATCAGATGCTTGTTTAACAGGTGACTTAGCATGGATGAAAGGATATGTAAATTTTTATTGTTTTCAGAGTATGTTATTGCTCCCAATATATTCAGGGTGGACATAACCTATTTTGCTGAATCCTTAACCAGTCCGCACCTAGGATAGCTGCTATGATCAGTCATTTTTAAGCAAGCCACTATTGTCGGCGTAGTGGATCCCTGGGCATTTCCCCTATTGTGTTTGGACCCTTGGGGTTAATTGAGGTTTTCATACCCTTGGGCTTGGGTCCTTTGAACCTTCAAttttgatactccctccgatccatattagttgtctcaaatttgcccaaatatggatgtatctatgtctaaaatgtgtctagatacatgtaatatttcgacaattaattaggatcggagggagtattgaagTTTGAGTACTTGGTACTATTTCTTGTGATAATTAAGCGAAGACTGCCAGATCCCTGATGTTCCATAACCTTAATTTTAGTATATTTCTGCTCCGTGCTCATCTGCACTTCACATTCGTGTTATTTCTGGTTTCTGACGAACCTTGCCTTTTTCCTTGTGTGAACAGCATCCTTGTGACAGGGTTCGTTGGAACTGCCATTGCTTTTGGGTGCTTCTCCTGTGCCGCGATCGTTGCCAGGCGCAGAGAGTACCTGTACCTAGGTGGTCTGCTCTCTTCCGGCCTGTCGATCATGCTCTGGCTGCAGTTTGCCACGTCCATCTTTGGCCACTCCACTGGCAGCTTCATGTTTGAGGTGAGATGTGCGCTGCAAtcccttgtttcctttgtcaCCCACGCAAATAAACAGTACTATCTCCTTACTTTTGACCAAGCAAACCCTTGACACAAATGTGGATGTGCCTTGCAGGTTTACTTTGGCCTGTTGATCTTCCTGGGGTACATGGTGTACGACACGCAGGAGATCATCGAGAGGGCGCACCGTGGCGACATGGACTACATCAAGCACGCGCTCACCCTCTTCACTGACTTTGTTGCCGTCCTTGTCCGCATCCTCGTCATCATGGTGAGCACCTCGAGCCACCTCCCCACTGGTTGCCATGATTTTGGTTCATCTGATTTATGCCTTTTGCTGATGATACGCTGTTCTCCATTGCAGCTCAAGAACGCAGGTGACAAGTCTGacgacaagaagaagaagaagaggaggtccTGAACGTTTCCTCTGCACATAGTAGCTACTACCACCACAACCGCTACTAGTACATTACCGCTACgtaggaagaagaagctggcgCTGTAACCTTGGACGCCTTTGTTGCCTCTGTTAATTCGTGCTGTGTGTGTGAACCTGCCGCGAGTTTGCTGATACGGTATAGAATCCGGATCTCTCGTGTTTGCAGCTGCGTTTCGCGTTGACTGGAACCTGGAACGATTTCATTTGCGAAGAACATGTTCCGAGTACCGATCTTGTCTCAGTTTCTGACATTTCTCTGTCCATATTTGCTCATGCGAAACGTGCTAATGATGCTGATTCAGCCCATTTTGTGCTGTCATGATCCTGTCATCTTCTTGCGGTGATACCTCGTTCATGGGTACTGTACTTTTGGTGGTGATCCCGAAGCCGAACTTGGTGTATACATGTGCAAACAGAAATGCCCAATTCCGTCGGTGCGTGGCTGCCAGGCACCAGCTGCCTACACCAATTGCAAACCTTGGTCAACCAAAGCTGCTAACAGCGGCATCTAGTCTGCGAGCTTAGCAAAACGCAGCTGCAAAAGTTTTTTGGTTTCACTTCACACATGGAAAGTGGCGATCAAACGTGGACAAATATTGAGCGCACGATGAAACGTGGACAAATATTGAGCGCGCGCACGCTAGCTGCTGTCGTGTCTCTCACATTCGACGACGCGCTGTTTTTTTGTCTCGTAGGAGTACCAAATTCAGTCCGAATGTTGGTCAAACAAAGTCTAAACCAGACATCGTTAAGAACACGCAAATTGACAAGAGATTGTTATCCTTTATACACCAAACCGGCGTCTAAAGTGAGCAGTAGTAGATCGGAAAGCTtaagcgcgcggcggcggcgtataTAAAAGCAGCCGAACCAGAGCACGCTCGCTCGTCAATCGTCATCGTCTCCCACCACGCGCGCGCAGGGGATCTACCTCAGCAATGCCCCCACCCCACGCAACCAAcagcgggcgggcgggcgggcggaaGCCAATGGAGAGGCCCCCATGGAGAGCAGCagccacgacgacgacgagcagcagcaagcagccTAAGCGCGGCGGCTCGGCCTCCCGCtctccgtcgccggcgccgaagGTGGTGGCGGTCCTGGCGGGGCTCCtggagcgcgcggcggagcgcggcgactctgacgccgagggggagggggagagggaggcggcggggctgtTCAGGGgggagaggaagccggagaTCGGCGTGCGGCGGTACGCGGAGCGGATCTACCGGTACGCCGGCTGCAGCCCCGCCTGCTTCGTCGTCGCCTACGCCTACCTcgaccgcctcgccgccgccgaggacgaagaGGCGGCGCTGAGGGTGGACTCGTACAGCGTGCACCGCCTCCTCATCACCagcgtcctcgtcgccgccaagTTCATGGACGACATGTGAGTCCACGCCCCACTAGCTCGACTCCACTCAAACTTTAAACACCAATCCCGTTCATGGCCGCTCTCCATTGTTGCATCTCAATGTCAATCGACTTCCAGCCAGTCTTCACCTCGCTCGCTGCGTTAATTAATCGAGTAGACTAAAAATCGGGCAGCCAATTCGAGATAGGTAGATAGGAGTATAATTTTGAGTCGAGTGCGTGCTAGAGttgaccaccaccaccagcagcagcagagattCCCGCCATGGATATCGACACACTTCTCTCTGCAACGCACTAGTTCGAACCCCCACTCACTAATGTCACGCTTCAGCtggctcgatcgatcgagttgTAATCTCGCCTGTATGAGTGCGAGCGCAGGGGATCGAATCGCCGGTACACGTTGGTAATTTTCAGCTACGACATTCAGATGCAGTTCTTGGTTCAGATCGCTCGATCCGGCATCATTTAGAAGCTGTTGAATTGCATGATTGGATGTTTGCAGTAGCTAGCTATGAATAGAATATGCATGGACGAGGCGGTCGGCGTCGGGGCGTGTCGGCGAAGGCAACAAGCCGGACAACGTGCTTTACCCAGCCACCTACCTGCCCTGCCATTGATAATTGCCACCTGGATAGGCTCTCTAGCCGCATTGTCCGGACATGTCACGTGGGGCCGGTCTGACGTGGCACCATGATATATCCTGTCGAATTATCGATGTGGACCGCACAGCCGTTCTTCAGTTCTGGCGACCATCGTGAGTTCCATCCATGTGGATTTGCAGTAATATGCTCCCactgatcctaaattattgtctcaaaatatgaatgtatctattcttaagaAGTGTTTACATTTCGACAACGATTtagggtcggagggagtatttcacaCAGCAGCTGATCAGTAGGTATGGTCTGGTGAGTGGTCGATGCATACACAACAACAACTTCTGATCTTATTCTTTGGCACACATTGCGAACTGAAGGTTTTCACCTGTAGATTTAGAGGAAAAATATTTGAAGAACCTGTGAActtatatactccgtataagtTATGTAAGTACTACCGGCCTGCTGCATCATTGTTGCGTTCTCATGCTCTGAGTAAAAATAAGTTAAAGAGGACCATCGGGCGGTTGGGTAGGTATGCATGCTGGTCGATGAATCCATCGATCGGTTGGGACGTCCGTCCGTTGGACCAGCAGCTGGTCGCTAGGCTGTAGCTAACATGAACTGGATTGGTCACCTAACTCGAAACCACACAACACCAAACGCCACCAGCTAGCCTGCCCGGCCCCTAGCAATTAACAAGTTCACTTTGCCCCTAATCATGTGCAATTCCATGTTAACTACTCgcatttttaatttttttccccTACTACAGAGATAAGATAGAAGAAGTAGCAAATACTCCATCTTATGTTGTTCTCGTTTTAAAAGAGAGATGACGACGTACGTACGTTGTGGACACgcgcatgtgtgtgtgtgtgtattttGTTAGCTTACTCTACTTTATAACATCTTCTTAATTCTGGcaattaagctagctagctagctagctagcgcgcGGTACGTACCCAATCATGAGCTATATGTTAATTTGTCGCCACGTTGACGTGTCTCCATGCATCTCTCAACATCGTTATGGAATCTAAATCATGATCTTAAATGAGTTGCGATGCAATTTTTGATCATCAGACACTACAACAACGCCTACTTCGCGCGGGTGGGCGGGGTGGAGCTGCGGGAGATGaacgggctggagctggagttCCTCTTCGCCCTGCGCTTCCGCCTCAACGTCACCCCCGACGACTTCGCCTCCTACTGCGCCGCCCTCGAGTCCCACATCgccccctccgcctccgccggccgccgccggccattgATTGCCTCGCCGGACGACGCAGAGGAAGAACAAGAGGGGCCAGGttcagccgcagccgcagccgcagtgCCGACGACGAGCTTCGCGGCCGCTCGGCAGAGGGCGGTCGGGTTGATGATCGCCCAATGACACATACGCGCTAGCCAGTGCCGATTGCGACATGCATGCGCGCGtgattcttttgtttcttcttcgattctttcttttccttttttttgtttttgttttcttctctgcTAGCT includes:
- the LOC100825944 gene encoding bax inhibitor 1, encoding MDGFFSTASSAAYGGNSGGWGYDSLKNFREISPAVQSHLKLVYLTLCFALASSAVGAYLHIALNIGGMLTMLGCVGTIAWLFSVPVYEERKRFGLLMGAALLEGASVGPLIELTLDFDPSILVTGFVGTAIAFGCFSCAAIVARRREYLYLGGLLSSGLSIMLWLQFATSIFGHSTGSFMFEVYFGLLIFLGYMVYDTQEIIERAHRGDMDYIKHALTLFTDFVAVLVRILVIMLKNAGDKSDDKKKKKRRS
- the LOC100828499 gene encoding cyclin-P4-1, with protein sequence MPPPHATNSGRAGGRKPMERPPWRAAATTTTSSSKQPKRGGSASRSPSPAPKVVAVLAGLLERAAERGDSDAEGEGEREAAGLFRGERKPEIGVRRYAERIYRYAGCSPACFVVAYAYLDRLAAAEDEEAALRVDSYSVHRLLITSVLVAAKFMDDIHYNNAYFARVGGVELREMNGLELEFLFALRFRLNVTPDDFASYCAALESHIAPSASAGRRRPLIASPDDAEEEQEGPGSAAAAAAVPTTSFAAARQRAVGLMIAQ